Proteins from a single region of Trichoderma asperellum chromosome 3, complete sequence:
- a CDS encoding uncharacterized protein (EggNog:ENOG41~TransMembrane:1 (i200-219o)) translates to MPPRRREIPAEGSWRLVDGENDSFDTSIIDTAFGDDFSPPSSAMPSSGLPTQQSFSQSQGSMSFASQDSIRDFNTFQDDEQVILRQPFRPTLTSSAATSMQRISYLRPPELQLRMPLVEANNLVASEASRTAKADDDTEEGSVSSEDERHGAWHEDEEREYARLLREQNETSLNWQYAEPNSPSSSTSSFSQKLAQAFAFFYRYTAVPLIIALTAYLFYSNGISFEKIQSFTFDSINEIPSVSNFQLGFFETEKSSRSATSFIDFTNLMEVQSGFESVLDKSAYGLSMPLELKRSEIATRSLRSLLKESEIVAREDFIMELNAYIDKVGQAGGNLQTFYIHVGSTVDSVININRWTLRHINSLSMEPEAPSLPPAVAWIVRPLSLFKSSEQAGNDRALLDKYSEHINLVQDRLDKIIEEGKALSLLLHQGQTHLGAINDQAQRLSSAEKTKPKSFISALWAYIGGLMEEERNFDEQITLLKEVNVQYTNAMSHLSSLIDELKDIRLYLGDLLKRNDEPSVAWGEEPRTQTHTTLSEQYEIIKNALEKLEQARKRAGVSESENETETNVQAQTQTQAQIETETETEIRDEIIY, encoded by the coding sequence ATGCCGCCGCGCCGGCGCGAAATCCCCGCCGAAGGCTCATGGCGCCTTGTCGATGGCGAAAATGATAGCTTCGACACAAGCATCATTGATACGGCGTTCGGAGACGATTTCAGCCCTCCCTCAAGCGCTATGCCATCTTCTGGATTGCCCACTCAACAATCCTTTTCGCAAAGTCAGGGCAGCATGAGCTTTGCGTCTCAAGACAGCATCCGCGATTTTAATACCTTCCAAGACGACGAGCAAGTCATCTTGCGCCAGCCTTTCCGGCCAACCCTGACTTCAAGCGCTGCTACGTCTATGCAGCGTATTTCGTATCTGCGACCCCCCGAACTACAGCTCCGCATGCCTCTCGTTGAAGCCAATAATCTAGTAGCGAGCGAGGCCTCGCGAACTGCAAAGGCTGACGATGATACCGAGGAAGGTAGCGTATCGTCAGAAGACGAGCGCCACGGGGCTTGgcacgaggatgaggagagagaaTATGCTAGGCTTCTAAGGGAGCAGAACGAGACTTCGCTTAACTGGCAATACGCCGAGCCAAattcgccatcatcatcaacttcAAGCTTTTCTCAGAAACTAGCCCAggcctttgccttcttctacCGTTACACCGCAGTACCTCTCATAATCGCCCTCACAGCATACCTCTTCTATTCGAATGGTATCTCGTTTGAGAAGATCCAGTCCTTTACTTTCGATTCTATAAATGAGATTCCCAGCGTTTCCAACTTCCAGCTTGGGTTTTTTGAAACCGAGAAATCTAGCCGCTCTGCTACTTCTTTCATTGATTTCACCAACCTCATGGAAGTTCAATCGGGATTTGAGAGTGTGCTGGACAAGAGCGCTTATGGCCTCTCCATGCCACTTGAATTAAAGCGTTCAGAAATCGCTACTCGAAGCTTGAGATCTCTCCTCAAAGAGAGCGAAATCGTGGCTAGGGAGGATTTCATTATGGAGCTCAATGCTTACATAGACAAGGTCGGTCAGGCAGGAGGAAATCTGCAGACATTTTATATCCATGTCGGATCAACAGTTGATTCCGTCATCAATATTAACCGCTGGACTCTTCGTCACATCAACTCTCTGTCCATGGAACCAGAGGCGCCTTCTCTACCTCCTGCCGTGGCCTGGATTGTCCGGCCCCTAAGTCTATTCAAATCGTCAGAACAAGCTGGTAATGATCGGGCTTTGCTGGATAAATACTCCGAGCATATCAACCTTGTTCAGGATCGATTAGATAAGATAATTGAGGAAGGAAAAGCTCTCTCATTACTCCTCCACCAAGGCCAGACTCACCTAGGCGCAATTAATGACCAGGCCCAACGCCTCTCTAGCGCAGAGAAAACCAAACCAAAATCATTTATATCCGCTCTCTGGGCTTATATCGGGGGCTTaatggaagaagagcgcaACTTCGATGAGCAAATCACCCTGCTAAAAGAAGTTAATGTACAATATACAAATGCAATGTCTCATCTCTCATCTCTGATTGATGAGCTCAAGGATATACGACTCTATCTGGGAGATCTACTCAAACGCAACGATGAGCCTTCCGTAGCTTGGGGAGAGGAACCAAGGACCCAGACTCATACCACGCTGAGTGAGCAGTATGAAATTATTAAGAATGCCCTGGAAAAGCTTGAACAGGCCAGAAAGAGAGCAGGAGTGAGCGAGTCAGAGAATGAAACAGAAACCAATGTCCAGGCCCAGACCCAGACCCAGGCCCAGATCGAGACTGAAACCGAAACTGAGATAAGAGATGAGATTATTTACTAA